One genomic region from Macellibacteroides fermentans encodes:
- the lepA gene encoding translation elongation factor 4 has protein sequence MKNIRNFCIIAHIDHGKSTLADRLLEYTKTVEGKDMQAQVLDNMDLERERGITIKSHAIQMKYVYKEEEYILNLIDTPGHVDFSYEVSRSIAACEGALLIVDAAQGIQAQTISNLYMAIEHDLEIIPVLNKIDLPSAMPDEVEDQIIELLGCKRDEIIRSSGKTGEGVYTILEQIVERVPCPKGDPEAPLQCLIFDSVFNSFRGIIAYFKVVNGVIRKGDLVKFIATEKEYNADEIGVLKLTPSPRDEIRTGDVGYIISGIKTSKEVKVGDTITHVKRPAKEGIAGFEEVKPMVFAGVYPIDSEDFENLRASLEKLQLNDASLTFQPESSAALGFGFRCGFLGLLHMEIIQERLDREFNMDVITTVPNVSYKVFDKKGVCTEVHNPGGLPDPTQIDHIEEPYIRASVITNTAYIGPIMTLCLGKRGILLRQEYISGDRIEIHYDLPLGEIVIDFYDKLKSISKGYASFDYHIHDFRESKLAKLDILLNGEPVDALSTLTHVDNSVTFGRRMCEKLKELIPRQQFDIAIQAAVGAKIIARETIKAVRKDVTAKCYGGDISRKRKLLEKQKEGKKRMKQIGTVEVPQKAFLAVLKLD, from the coding sequence ATGAAAAATATCCGCAATTTCTGTATTATTGCTCATATAGACCATGGCAAGAGCACCTTGGCCGATCGTTTGCTTGAGTATACCAAGACCGTTGAGGGCAAAGATATGCAAGCCCAGGTTCTTGATAACATGGATTTGGAACGTGAGCGTGGCATAACTATCAAAAGTCATGCTATCCAGATGAAGTACGTTTATAAGGAGGAAGAATATATTCTGAATCTGATTGACACCCCGGGACACGTGGATTTCTCTTACGAAGTATCACGCTCCATTGCTGCGTGCGAAGGCGCTTTGCTTATTGTAGACGCGGCTCAGGGAATTCAGGCGCAGACAATCTCCAATTTATATATGGCTATTGAACACGACCTCGAAATAATTCCGGTTCTTAATAAGATTGACCTTCCCAGCGCGATGCCGGATGAGGTTGAAGATCAGATTATCGAATTATTGGGTTGCAAAAGAGACGAGATTATCCGTTCCAGCGGTAAAACCGGCGAAGGGGTGTACACCATCCTCGAACAAATAGTAGAACGGGTACCCTGTCCGAAAGGAGATCCGGAAGCCCCGTTGCAGTGTCTTATCTTCGACTCTGTATTTAATTCATTCCGTGGTATCATTGCCTATTTCAAGGTTGTAAACGGTGTGATACGTAAAGGCGATCTTGTTAAGTTTATTGCTACCGAAAAGGAGTATAATGCAGACGAGATCGGTGTATTGAAGTTAACGCCATCACCCCGCGACGAAATCAGAACGGGCGATGTGGGCTACATTATATCGGGCATTAAAACATCCAAAGAGGTGAAGGTAGGAGATACCATCACCCATGTTAAACGTCCGGCCAAAGAAGGAATTGCCGGTTTCGAAGAGGTTAAACCAATGGTATTTGCCGGTGTTTATCCTATCGACAGCGAAGATTTTGAAAACCTGCGTGCTTCGTTGGAAAAGCTTCAGCTAAACGATGCCTCCTTAACCTTCCAGCCGGAAAGTTCGGCAGCATTGGGATTCGGTTTCCGTTGCGGCTTCCTGGGACTTCTACACATGGAAATAATACAGGAGCGACTGGACCGCGAGTTTAATATGGACGTAATCACCACGGTTCCCAACGTATCGTACAAGGTGTTCGATAAAAAAGGTGTTTGTACCGAGGTGCATAACCCCGGCGGATTGCCCGATCCTACACAGATAGATCATATTGAAGAACCCTATATCCGGGCCTCTGTAATTACCAATACGGCTTACATCGGTCCGATTATGACACTTTGTCTGGGTAAACGAGGTATCTTGCTGAGACAGGAATACATCTCGGGCGACCGTATCGAAATCCATTACGACCTGCCATTGGGCGAAATTGTGATCGACTTCTACGATAAACTGAAAAGTATCTCGAAAGGATATGCCTCTTTCGATTACCATATCCACGATTTCAGAGAGTCTAAGCTTGCCAAGCTGGATATTCTGTTGAATGGTGAGCCGGTGGATGCCTTATCAACGCTTACGCACGTGGACAACAGCGTTACCTTTGGTCGCAGAATGTGCGAGAAGCTGAAAGAGCTTATTCCCAGACAGCAGTTCGATATTGCTATTCAGGCAGCGGTGGGAGCAAAGATTATTGCCCGCGAAACCATCAAGGCTGTACGTAAAGACGTAACCGCTAAGTGTTACGGAGGTGATATCTCACGTAAACGTAAACTGTTGGAAAAGCAGAAAGAGGGTAAGAAGCGAATGAAGCAGATCGGAACGGTGGAAGTTCCGCAAAAAGCATTCCTGGCCGTACTGAAGCTGGATTAA